GCGACCGACAACTTCCGCCCGGCCGCGGTGTCCTGGGTGCTGCGGCGCGAGGCGCGGACATCGGCGGAGGCGGTCAGGTAGACCTTCAGCGGCGAGTCCGGCGCGACGACGGTGCCGATGTCCCGGCCCTCGACGACGATCCCGCCGATGCCGTCCAGGACCTCGTCGATGATCTGCCGCTGCCGGGCGACGAGCAGCTCACGCACGTGGGGCACGGCCGAGACGGGCGAGACGGCCTTGGTGACCTCGGGACCGCGGATGTCGGTGGCGACGTCCTCGCCGGCCAGCCGGATCTCCAGCCGGTCGGGGCTGGTGCCGATGCCGAAGTCGGTCTTGTCGGCGAGCGCGGCGACGGCGGCCGAGTCGGCCGGGTCGACGCCGGCCCGCAGCACGGCGAGGGTGACCATCCGGTACATGGCGCCGGTGTCGAGGTACCCGGCCCCGAGCCGCTGGGCGAGCTTGCGCGCGACGGTGGTCTTCCCGGTCCCCGACGGGCCGTCCAGCGCGACCACACCACGTAGGGCTCCCGTCACCGGCACTCTCCTCGCGTTCTCGTCATCGTTCTCCGCCGGTGTCCATTCTGCCGGTC
This genomic window from Amycolatopsis mongoliensis contains:
- the cmk gene encoding (d)CMP kinase, producing the protein MVALDGPSGTGKTTVARKLAQRLGAGYLDTGAMYRMVTLAVLRAGVDPADSAAVAALADKTDFGIGTSPDRLEIRLAGEDVATDIRGPEVTKAVSPVSAVPHVRELLVARQRQIIDEVLDGIGGIVVEGRDIGTVVAPDSPLKVYLTASADVRASRRSTQDTAAGRKLSVADALASVERRDHLDSTRTASPLRAADDAVHVDTSELSIDQVIVALSELASHRGLLAGCNAEVAR